The following proteins are co-located in the Desulfobacterales bacterium genome:
- a CDS encoding NADH-quinone oxidoreductase subunit N, which yields MKWMIFSPEIYYLLASLWFLALSMLPPTRARRDYFSALFLAAGGVLVSLMTVRSGGLLFFNTYQIDLFSQVFKVLLSLGLFLIICLCANLSGVREKHHSDFYLLLFVCTLAMLLLVSSRHLLAIYVSLELSSYALYILVALRSDKELGIEAAMKYFLIGITASAVMLFGLALLYATTQAAHIDDMLRVIPAVIDKPAVILGLLLTLSGFFFKLAVFPFHFWAPDVYQGAAHQVTAYIATASKVAAIALLIRMIASVGGDDASNYLAHALVTLAIISMTVGNLAAIVQKDVKRLLAYSTVAHGGYLLIGILSMSAAGYGSAIFYAGSLLIMKFTAFLVVVKVADDGRNIQVDELAGLHQRSPLLAMALMVSIFSLAGIPPTIGFSAKLFVFVAAMEQGYFTLVLIAMLNVLISLYYYLLVLKAAYLLKPDSVQPDLQLSPSLKLLTGTLILVMVGLGIYPTLLLEVADAAVRALL from the coding sequence ATGAAGTGGATGATATTCAGCCCTGAAATTTATTATCTTCTGGCAAGTCTGTGGTTCCTGGCACTCTCAATGCTGCCGCCAACCCGCGCCAGGCGCGATTATTTCAGCGCCTTGTTTCTGGCCGCCGGCGGTGTATTGGTGAGCCTGATGACGGTCAGATCGGGCGGGCTGCTGTTTTTCAACACCTATCAGATTGATCTGTTCTCACAGGTATTTAAGGTGTTGCTGTCCCTAGGGCTCTTTTTGATCATTTGCCTGTGTGCCAATTTAAGCGGTGTCCGTGAAAAGCACCATTCAGATTTTTATCTGCTCCTGTTTGTCTGCACCCTGGCAATGCTGCTGCTTGTCAGCAGCCGGCACCTGTTGGCGATTTATGTATCGCTTGAGCTCTCAAGTTATGCCCTGTACATTCTGGTGGCGCTACGAAGCGATAAAGAATTGGGCATTGAGGCCGCGATGAAATATTTTCTGATTGGCATCACCGCCTCGGCTGTAATGCTCTTTGGTCTGGCGTTACTATATGCAACCACACAGGCGGCGCATATCGATGATATGCTGCGGGTCATCCCTGCGGTTATCGATAAACCTGCTGTTATCCTCGGGCTGCTGCTGACCCTCAGCGGGTTCTTTTTCAAACTGGCGGTTTTCCCCTTTCATTTCTGGGCGCCGGATGTATACCAGGGCGCCGCCCATCAGGTGACCGCTTATATCGCCACCGCCTCCAAGGTAGCCGCCATTGCCCTGTTAATCCGTATGATCGCCTCTGTGGGTGGCGATGATGCCAGCAATTATCTGGCGCACGCATTGGTGACCCTTGCGATTATTTCGATGACTGTCGGCAATTTGGCCGCCATCGTCCAAAAAGATGTCAAACGGCTGCTGGCCTACTCAACGGTGGCTCACGGCGGCTACCTGTTAATCGGTATCCTAAGCATGAGCGCCGCTGGCTACGGCAGCGCCATTTTTTATGCCGGATCCTTGCTGATCATGAAATTCACCGCCTTTTTGGTAGTTGTAAAGGTGGCCGATGATGGACGCAACATCCAGGTAGATGAGCTGGCCGGACTGCATCAGCGTTCTCCACTACTGGCAATGGCCCTGATGGTATCTATTTTTAGCCTGGCAGGCATACCACCAACGATTGGTTTCAGCGCCAAGCTCTTTGTTTTTGTGGCAGCCATGGAGCAGGGGTACTTTACGTTGGTGCTGATTGCGATGCTGAATGTTTTGATTTCTCTTTATTATTATCTTTTGGTTTTAAAAGCCGCTTATTTGCTCAAACCGGATAGCGTCCAGCCTGACCTGCAGCTGTCCCCCTCACTAAAATTGCTCACCGGCACACTGATTTTGGTTATGGTTGGGCTGGGTATTTATCCAACTCTTCTGCTCGAAGTTGCCGACGCCGCCGTCCGCGCACTCCTGTAA
- a CDS encoding DUF1178 family protein, with amino-acid sequence MIAYDLQCVQGHSFEGWFEDSNAYEGQKKKGLIACPVCNSTGVSRIPSTFAIKSSQIPKKVSLEEAQLKKVGKEIVDFVDKNFDDVGCDFAKEALKIHYGVEEPRNIRGVSTKEEEKMLQEEGIEFLKIPMPERPDTDA; translated from the coding sequence ATGATCGCATATGATCTGCAATGTGTCCAAGGCCATTCTTTTGAAGGCTGGTTTGAAGACAGCAATGCCTATGAAGGTCAGAAAAAGAAAGGCTTGATCGCCTGTCCGGTGTGCAACAGTACCGGTGTATCTAGAATCCCCTCCACCTTTGCGATCAAATCCTCACAAATACCGAAAAAGGTTTCGCTAGAGGAAGCACAACTGAAAAAAGTTGGCAAAGAAATAGTTGATTTTGTTGATAAAAATTTCGACGACGTCGGCTGCGACTTTGCAAAAGAGGCCTTAAAAATCCACTATGGTGTTGAAGAGCCGCGTAATATTCGCGGCGTGAGCACCAAAGAAGAAGAAAAAATGCTTCAAGAAGAAGGCATTGAATTTCTTAAAATCCCCATGCCGGAGAGACCGGACACCGACGCCTAA
- a CDS encoding TIGR04211 family SH3 domain-containing protein: protein MFISDNLKITLRSGPSTGNKILAVLQSGQTVEVVNPGDEWSQVTMADGKEGWVLSRYLTPNPTHNLRLERLDTKHKNLMAQAAALLEENNKLKAESKRLRSEFQTTQNQMQKTTSEYETLKTEAAEFLTLKANYDRAASQLAKQTEKAQTLEEQLTKMEMNYAIKWFLAGSAVLIVGFLIGFSTKRQRRRPSLV from the coding sequence ATGTTTATTTCTGACAATTTGAAAATAACGTTGCGATCCGGGCCGAGCACCGGAAACAAAATACTGGCAGTGCTTCAATCCGGTCAGACAGTTGAAGTTGTGAACCCCGGTGATGAATGGTCCCAGGTCACCATGGCCGATGGAAAAGAGGGCTGGGTCCTGAGTCGCTATCTAACCCCTAATCCAACCCATAACCTGAGACTGGAACGGCTGGATACCAAGCATAAAAACCTAATGGCCCAGGCCGCCGCCTTGCTTGAGGAAAACAATAAGCTCAAAGCCGAAAGCAAAAGGCTCAGAAGCGAGTTTCAGACCACGCAAAATCAGATGCAAAAAACCACCAGCGAATATGAAACCCTCAAAACGGAAGCCGCCGAATTTTTAACTCTCAAGGCCAATTATGATCGAGCGGCTTCACAACTGGCTAAACAAACCGAAAAGGCCCAAACGCTTGAAGAACAGTTGACCAAGATGGAAATGAATTACGCTATAAAGTGGTTTCTGGCCGGATCGGCGGTATTGATTGTGGGGTTTTTAATTGGATTCAGCACCAAGCGTCAGCGCCGGCGCCCATCGCTGGTCTGA
- a CDS encoding hemolysin family protein: MLSNQVFILILLLLLSGFFSSAETALFSISKARAIHLAKQKGATNRLIKKMKDDPHRLLSTILIGNNFVNVGASAIATAITIDLVASHAVGIATGIMTFLILIFGEIFPKSIATRNNVLIARFVIFPLYWLSILLTPIILFLNFIPKMTGKIHKKPIVTEEELMTFVEVVEEEGGIEEEEKELIENIFEFDDTNASEIMTPRADMFVINADEVLKLEEIVRSGYTRIPIIEGNIDHVVGILNVKDLLMHQVTAKSDEAPDVRKIMRKPYFVPENKKLDSLLKQFKTRKQHLAIIVDEHGGVSGLITLEDALEEIVGEIVDETDTFEPNIVKLKPHEWRVLGKSEIDEVNEKIPMNIPDLKDYDTFSGYVLNQIGRIPHEKEEIILGHFLITVNEMDGNRISEYIVRQKEIDPPKEASTAS; the protein is encoded by the coding sequence ATGCTATCGAACCAAGTTTTCATCCTAATTCTTCTGCTTTTACTCTCCGGATTTTTCTCTTCCGCTGAAACCGCTCTGTTTTCCATCAGCAAAGCCAGGGCCATTCATCTGGCCAAACAAAAAGGGGCGACCAATCGGCTGATAAAAAAAATGAAGGACGACCCGCACCGGCTTCTGTCAACCATTCTGATAGGCAATAACTTTGTCAATGTCGGTGCTTCTGCCATCGCCACCGCTATCACCATCGATCTGGTCGCAAGCCATGCGGTGGGCATCGCCACTGGAATCATGACCTTCCTGATTCTGATTTTTGGTGAAATTTTTCCCAAGTCAATCGCCACCCGCAACAATGTTTTAATTGCGCGCTTTGTCATATTCCCGTTGTATTGGCTTTCGATTTTATTGACGCCCATAATTTTATTTCTAAATTTTATTCCCAAAATGACCGGTAAAATCCATAAAAAGCCGATTGTGACCGAAGAGGAATTGATGACCTTCGTTGAAGTTGTCGAAGAAGAAGGGGGGATTGAAGAGGAAGAAAAGGAACTGATTGAAAATATTTTTGAATTTGACGATACCAATGCGTCTGAAATCATGACGCCCAGAGCCGATATGTTCGTTATTAATGCAGATGAGGTCCTAAAGCTGGAAGAGATCGTTCGATCCGGCTATACCCGTATCCCGATTATCGAAGGCAATATCGACCATGTGGTGGGTATCTTAAACGTCAAAGATTTACTCATGCATCAGGTCACAGCCAAATCTGATGAAGCGCCTGATGTGCGCAAAATCATGCGCAAGCCTTATTTCGTGCCCGAGAATAAGAAGTTGGATAGTTTACTGAAACAATTTAAAACACGAAAACAGCATCTGGCCATTATCGTTGATGAGCATGGCGGTGTATCCGGTCTGATAACTCTCGAAGATGCACTGGAAGAAATCGTTGGCGAAATCGTTGATGAGACCGACACTTTCGAACCGAATATTGTAAAGCTCAAACCCCATGAGTGGCGCGTTCTGGGTAAATCCGAAATTGATGAAGTCAACGAGAAGATACCCATGAACATACCGGACTTAAAGGATTATGACACTTTTTCCGGCTATGTTCTCAATCAAATCGGCCGAATACCCCATGAGAAAGAAGAAATTATACTGGGCCACTTCCTGATCACAGTCAATGAGATGGACGGCAACCGTATCAGCGAATACATCGTTCGCCAGAAAGAAATCGATCCCCCCAAGGAAGCCTCAACCGCTTCATAG
- a CDS encoding galactose-1-phosphate uridylyltransferase, giving the protein MPSADPFKLQFNSQTVVAKFVDPSGDIVEQRIEIRTNPITGRTSRISASRIKEKEPGTESLPKPPPDADQTDTCPFCRPQVSAQTPRLHPDLSPTERIIQGNSLLFPNLFPYGSYSAVSLFDNQHYVEIGTATADSYANCFINCSRYLADVRQHDSRAIYMAITQNHLPSAGGSLLHPHLQINADRIPTNHQRILLQRANDFYQQGGQHLLSHYLDHEMAERSRYIGNTGAWKWMAAFAPEGFFEIWGILPLKTSFRQVKASEWMDLARGILNIQRFYRSLRRNGYNLGILAVELPRSRLELRAVMVVRSNYAPWVRSDHTGFEVMLGDMTTFSAPEDIAAQARPFF; this is encoded by the coding sequence ATGCCATCTGCTGATCCCTTTAAATTGCAATTTAACAGCCAGACCGTTGTTGCCAAGTTTGTCGATCCATCCGGTGATATCGTTGAACAGCGCATTGAAATCCGCACCAATCCCATAACCGGGCGCACCAGCCGCATCTCAGCAAGCCGAATTAAAGAAAAGGAACCTGGAACCGAGTCCCTGCCCAAGCCGCCGCCGGATGCTGATCAAACGGACACATGCCCTTTTTGCCGGCCGCAGGTAAGCGCTCAAACGCCTCGCTTGCACCCCGATCTGTCGCCTACAGAACGAATCATCCAAGGCAATTCTCTGCTGTTTCCCAATCTGTTTCCATATGGCAGCTATTCTGCCGTCAGCCTTTTCGACAATCAACACTATGTCGAAATTGGCACGGCCACCGCTGATTCCTACGCGAACTGCTTTATCAATTGCAGCCGCTATCTGGCAGACGTTCGCCAACATGATTCCCGAGCGATCTATATGGCCATCACCCAAAATCATCTGCCATCAGCCGGGGGGTCTTTACTTCATCCGCATTTGCAAATAAACGCCGACCGCATCCCGACCAACCATCAGCGCATTTTGCTGCAGCGCGCCAATGATTTTTATCAGCAAGGCGGCCAGCACCTGTTGTCGCATTATCTTGACCACGAGATGGCTGAGCGTTCCCGGTATATTGGAAACACGGGCGCCTGGAAATGGATGGCGGCCTTTGCGCCTGAGGGATTCTTTGAAATCTGGGGTATACTGCCGCTAAAGACATCTTTTCGGCAAGTTAAGGCATCCGAATGGATGGATCTGGCCCGCGGCATACTCAACATTCAACGATTTTACCGTTCGCTGCGCCGCAATGGATACAATCTTGGTATTCTGGCAGTTGAGTTACCTCGGAGCCGTCTTGAACTGCGAGCCGTTATGGTGGTGAGATCGAATTACGCCCCCTGGGTTCGCAGTGATCATACCGGTTTTGAGGTCATGCTGGGTGATATGACCACCTTTAGCGCCCCGGAAGACATCGCCGCCCAGGCACGCCCATTCTTTTAA
- a CDS encoding YIP1 family protein — MRQYFIRFYRAAKLDVTFYQEIAAEPALLNQAWITVLIYAMLSSWGSFARAGAVGSNIGMVSALIGWYIWVFSSYFVGTRFLSEKPMNVERSDRKTVIRAMGFACAPGAVRLLGIIPGLGMATLVLSSIWMIAAATIAVKVALNFESTARAAGVCIIGWIIGAISQGLLLVLLLSAFGVS; from the coding sequence ATGCGCCAGTATTTCATTCGTTTTTATCGAGCGGCAAAGCTTGATGTCACCTTTTACCAGGAAATCGCTGCAGAACCCGCATTGCTGAACCAGGCCTGGATAACGGTCTTGATTTACGCAATGCTGTCTTCCTGGGGGAGTTTTGCCCGGGCCGGTGCTGTTGGCTCCAATATCGGAATGGTGAGCGCCTTGATTGGCTGGTATATCTGGGTTTTTTCTTCCTATTTTGTAGGAACACGATTTTTAAGCGAAAAACCGATGAACGTGGAACGTAGTGATCGCAAAACGGTGATACGGGCCATGGGATTTGCCTGTGCACCGGGTGCGGTCCGTCTGCTGGGGATCATACCGGGCCTTGGCATGGCGACTTTGGTGTTGTCTTCGATCTGGATGATCGCCGCCGCCACCATTGCAGTAAAAGTGGCCTTAAATTTTGAAAGCACTGCCCGGGCGGCCGGGGTCTGCATCATTGGCTGGATCATCGGCGCCATCTCGCAAGGATTGCTGCTCGTTTTATTACTTTCGGCTTTTGGCGTTTCGTAA
- a CDS encoding potassium channel protein: MLIGIVAFGTCGYYLVEHMPLFEAFYMTIITISTVGYAEIIPLSQAGRSLTIIIIILGITVGAYTIGLLVRAFVEGELTKIVGRKIVQKQISELKNHYIVCGFGRIGRIICNDLAADNIDFVVIEQDPAIVEHIESKNYLFLEMDATSEEALLKAGIMKAKGIATALRSDANNVFITLTAKGLRPTIYILARASHENNEDKLSRAGASRVVSPHLIGGRRMAQVLKRPTVVDFIDIATMGSSLGLMMEEAMIGKNSDLINKNLIDSNLRKDFGVIIVAIKKIAGNMIFNPMPTETLESGDVIVVIGKREDLQRMNAVM; encoded by the coding sequence ATGTTAATCGGCATTGTTGCCTTTGGCACCTGCGGCTATTATCTGGTTGAGCACATGCCGCTTTTTGAAGCCTTTTACATGACCATCATCACTATTTCCACGGTCGGTTATGCCGAAATTATACCCCTTTCACAAGCCGGTCGTTCCCTGACCATCATTATCATCATCCTTGGCATCACCGTCGGTGCTTACACCATTGGTTTGCTGGTTCGCGCTTTTGTCGAAGGCGAGCTGACAAAAATAGTCGGGAGAAAAATCGTGCAAAAACAGATCTCTGAATTAAAGAACCATTATATCGTTTGCGGCTTTGGACGCATCGGCCGTATCATTTGCAATGACCTGGCAGCCGATAATATTGACTTTGTCGTCATAGAGCAGGATCCCGCAATTGTCGAACACATCGAGTCTAAGAATTATCTGTTTCTCGAAATGGACGCCACTTCGGAAGAAGCCTTACTCAAAGCCGGTATAATGAAAGCCAAGGGTATCGCGACCGCCCTGCGCTCTGATGCCAATAATGTTTTCATTACATTGACCGCCAAAGGCTTGCGGCCAACTATCTATATTCTGGCAAGGGCCTCACATGAGAACAATGAAGACAAACTTTCACGCGCCGGCGCCAGCCGGGTCGTTTCACCTCATCTGATCGGAGGCAGGCGAATGGCGCAGGTTCTCAAAAGACCGACGGTGGTTGATTTTATCGATATTGCCACCATGGGCAGCTCACTAGGGTTGATGATGGAAGAGGCCATGATCGGAAAAAATTCAGATTTGATCAACAAAAACCTCATCGATAGCAATCTGCGCAAAGATTTTGGGGTAATTATTGTGGCCATCAAAAAAATAGCCGGCAATATGATTTTTAACCCCATGCCCACAGAGACCCTTGAGTCCGGAGATGTCATTGTGGTCATCGGCAAGCGCGAAGACCTGCAGCGCATGAATGCCGTTATGTGA
- a CDS encoding SpoIIE family protein phosphatase encodes MFRIRLRWKFFIILLVFSLTPLVVVTVVSQRGTFRLGKTISEDARQRLTHIVGMELRQTAQNSAKMIQRTQAAMEFYLQVLAAEAELAFGKMPVDPAPIYFANDFEDPRTAPQDLLPSFRYRLKTHDGQFLDNPVSFKHPVFLLAPGVEAKNVTSDIAVLSRMTPTFRKLSNEFGNALQWAHICSKTGVCVSYPGHSGRIDGFDPRWQSWFKNAKETPIWTLPALNSASGFLTFTVSKRLYRPDGSFWGVAAIDILFVEALKKSTLSPLWATDARSFIATISANPNTGKPGLQILAKKDYQDAAGSWVPIAAGNWLHSADQIALDAVTQQLKVGQTGYAAMPFQDVEAIWAYAGIDDLTQFVVTVPKSTIMALPDETRKTFFTYIKEQILFAGAATLLTVLFLAAAALLGSYIITRSLLRIATAAKKLSDGDFSVKLGLRTGDERDLVIQAFNQIGPKLEDHLRLNQSMDLAMKVQQKLLPAKNPEIPGLDIAGKSIYCDETGGDYYDFLEFDPDNGQKMSVVLGDVSGHGISSALLMASARAFLRQRVSLPGTLGQIISDVNRQLAKDVAEYHNFMTLFYLRIDVRHKTLEWVRAGQDPAILYDPSKRTFETLDGEGIPLGVEASWVYEEHQKTGLQEGQIIVLATDGVWESENVKGKMYGKEKIYDLIRAHAALSAKGILNIVIDSLYRFTKGRKFEDDVTLVVVKIK; translated from the coding sequence ATGTTTAGAATCAGGTTACGTTGGAAATTTTTCATTATCCTGCTGGTGTTCAGTTTGACGCCCCTGGTAGTGGTTACTGTTGTCAGCCAGCGGGGTACCTTTCGTTTGGGCAAAACTATTTCGGAGGATGCCCGCCAGCGATTAACCCATATTGTCGGAATGGAGTTGCGACAAACTGCCCAAAACTCGGCCAAAATGATCCAGCGCACCCAGGCAGCCATGGAATTCTATCTGCAAGTGTTGGCTGCTGAAGCTGAGCTGGCCTTTGGAAAAATGCCTGTTGACCCGGCACCTATCTATTTTGCTAATGATTTTGAAGATCCCCGAACCGCGCCCCAGGATTTATTGCCGTCGTTCAGATACCGACTCAAAACCCATGACGGACAGTTTCTGGACAATCCCGTCAGTTTCAAGCACCCGGTGTTTTTACTGGCGCCCGGCGTAGAAGCCAAAAACGTAACGTCGGATATTGCCGTTTTGAGTCGCATGACCCCCACTTTCCGAAAGCTTTCCAACGAATTTGGCAACGCCCTGCAATGGGCTCATATCTGCTCTAAAACGGGCGTATGCGTCTCTTATCCGGGTCATAGCGGCCGCATAGATGGTTTTGACCCGCGCTGGCAGTCCTGGTTTAAAAATGCCAAAGAAACACCCATCTGGACGCTGCCAGCGCTTAACAGCGCCAGTGGTTTTCTGACCTTTACGGTCTCAAAACGACTGTATCGGCCCGATGGTTCTTTCTGGGGGGTTGCTGCCATTGATATCCTTTTTGTTGAGGCGCTGAAAAAAAGTACCCTTTCTCCTCTGTGGGCGACAGATGCGCGTTCCTTCATCGCCACTATCAGCGCCAATCCAAACACCGGTAAGCCCGGACTGCAGATACTGGCTAAAAAGGATTATCAAGATGCGGCCGGGTCATGGGTGCCGATAGCCGCAGGTAATTGGCTACATTCTGCTGATCAAATTGCACTCGATGCGGTTACTCAGCAATTAAAAGTCGGGCAGACCGGCTATGCAGCTATGCCCTTCCAGGATGTTGAAGCCATATGGGCCTATGCCGGCATCGATGATTTGACCCAGTTTGTCGTTACGGTGCCCAAATCAACCATTATGGCTTTGCCGGATGAAACCCGTAAAACGTTTTTCACCTATATCAAAGAACAGATCCTGTTCGCCGGCGCTGCGACGCTTTTGACGGTTTTGTTCCTGGCGGCCGCAGCATTGCTGGGTTCTTATATCATTACGCGATCATTACTGCGAATTGCCACAGCTGCCAAAAAGCTGTCCGACGGCGATTTTTCGGTTAAACTGGGGTTGCGCACCGGTGATGAGCGCGATCTGGTGATTCAGGCGTTCAACCAGATAGGGCCCAAGCTGGAAGACCATTTGCGCCTGAATCAATCAATGGATCTGGCCATGAAAGTTCAGCAGAAACTTCTACCCGCCAAGAATCCCGAAATTCCTGGATTGGACATTGCCGGCAAAAGCATTTACTGCGATGAGACCGGCGGCGATTATTATGATTTTTTAGAATTTGATCCTGACAACGGCCAGAAGATGAGTGTCGTTTTAGGGGATGTCTCCGGACATGGGATTTCTTCGGCGCTGCTTATGGCCTCCGCACGGGCATTTTTGCGCCAACGGGTATCGTTGCCGGGCACTCTCGGTCAGATCATTTCAGATGTAAATCGGCAACTGGCCAAAGATGTCGCAGAATACCATAATTTTATGACCTTATTCTACCTGCGGATCGATGTCCGACATAAAACTCTGGAATGGGTCCGCGCCGGTCAGGATCCGGCCATTTTATACGATCCGAGTAAGCGAACCTTTGAAACGCTTGACGGTGAGGGCATACCACTGGGGGTTGAAGCGTCCTGGGTGTACGAGGAACACCAAAAGACCGGTCTTCAAGAGGGACAGATCATCGTTTTGGCAACCGATGGGGTTTGGGAGTCTGAAAATGTTAAAGGAAAAATGTATGGAAAAGAAAAAATCTATGACCTCATTCGTGCCCATGCGGCACTGAGTGCCAAAGGTATTCTCAATATCGTCATTGATTCATTGTATCGCTTTACCAAAGGCAGAAAATTCGAAGACGACGTAACCCTGGTGGTGGTCAAAATAAAATAA
- a CDS encoding LapA family protein — protein sequence MGSYVKAILLLIVLVVLVTFGIKNLEPIRLHYYFELSSMPLPLYGVVYGAILVGIFIGMFVGINSRFAQRKKIKMLRKENRELQGKVSEESPEEKTVDEQPPKEPEDESDSSEETQRF from the coding sequence ATGGGCAGTTATGTTAAAGCGATATTGTTGCTAATTGTTCTGGTGGTCCTGGTAACATTTGGCATCAAAAACCTTGAGCCGATTCGGCTGCATTATTATTTCGAATTAAGCAGCATGCCTTTGCCGTTGTATGGTGTTGTTTATGGTGCCATACTGGTCGGCATTTTTATTGGAATGTTTGTGGGTATTAATTCCAGGTTCGCCCAGCGGAAAAAAATTAAGATGTTGCGAAAAGAAAACCGTGAGCTGCAAGGAAAAGTCAGTGAAGAAAGCCCGGAAGAAAAAACCGTAGATGAGCAGCCGCCAAAAGAACCTGAAGATGAATCGGACAGCAGCGAAGAAACCCAAAGATTCTAA